The proteins below come from a single Candidatus Poribacteria bacterium genomic window:
- a CDS encoding amino acid permease — protein MDNEQNAPALTRQVGVGGAVMLGLGSIIGTGVFVSIGIAAGIAGPSVIPAVMLAAVVALCNGLNSAQLAANHPTSGGTYEYGYRYLNGWFGFAAGWLFLLAKSASAATAALGFSGYFLNLVNGGERTYLVGVALFAVAALTIVVLAGMRRSNAVNIAIVSISLTSLAFFVVAGLPLLIGSGGRHLTPFIASERPAVSLFHATALMFVAYTGYGRIATLGEEVREPRRTIPRAILATMLVTMALYGAVAIVGVGSVGADVLAGATSAESAAPLEVVARRFGVPGAPLVLAVGAVAAMLGVLLNLILGLSRILLAMGRRRDMPTAVARIDAKGTTPYVAVAAIGVIIALLVLIGDVRTTWSFSAFTVLVYYAITNLAALRIPREQRLYPMWIAVVGLIGCLFLAFWVERAVWLVGLGLIALGIAWHAAAQRLIRR, from the coding sequence ATGGACAACGAACAGAACGCCCCTGCGCTGACTCGTCAGGTCGGCGTCGGCGGCGCGGTGATGCTCGGGCTCGGCTCGATCATCGGGACGGGCGTGTTCGTCAGCATCGGCATCGCGGCGGGGATCGCGGGTCCGTCGGTGATTCCCGCCGTCATGCTCGCGGCGGTGGTCGCCCTCTGCAACGGGCTCAACAGCGCCCAGCTCGCCGCGAACCATCCGACCAGCGGCGGAACCTACGAATACGGCTACCGCTACCTCAACGGATGGTTCGGCTTCGCTGCCGGGTGGCTCTTCCTGCTCGCCAAGAGCGCGTCGGCGGCGACGGCGGCGCTCGGGTTCTCCGGGTACTTTCTCAACCTCGTCAACGGCGGCGAACGCACCTATCTCGTTGGGGTCGCCCTGTTCGCCGTGGCGGCGCTGACCATCGTCGTTCTGGCAGGGATGCGCCGCTCGAACGCGGTGAACATCGCGATCGTCTCGATCTCGCTGACGTCCCTCGCGTTCTTCGTCGTCGCAGGGCTCCCGCTGCTGATCGGCAGCGGCGGGCGGCATCTGACGCCCTTCATCGCGTCGGAACGTCCTGCCGTCTCGCTGTTCCACGCGACGGCGCTGATGTTCGTCGCCTACACGGGCTACGGGCGGATCGCGACGCTCGGCGAGGAGGTGCGAGAGCCCCGTCGCACGATCCCCAGAGCGATCCTTGCGACGATGCTCGTGACAATGGCGCTCTACGGAGCCGTGGCGATAGTCGGCGTCGGATCGGTCGGAGCAGATGTCCTGGCGGGGGCGACGAGCGCCGAATCTGCCGCTCCGTTGGAGGTCGTCGCGCGGCGATTCGGCGTGCCCGGGGCGCCGCTCGTGCTGGCGGTCGGCGCAGTCGCGGCGATGCTCGGGGTTCTGTTGAACCTGATCCTCGGCTTGTCGCGCATTCTGCTTGCGATGGGCAGGCGACGCGACATGCCAACCGCCGTCGCGCGGATCGACGCGAAGGGAACGACGCCCTACGTCGCCGTCGCCGCCATCGGCGTCATCATCGCTCTGCTCGTACTGATCGGCGATGTAAGGACGACCTGGTCGTTTTCTGCCTTCACGGTGCTGGTCTACTACGCCATTACGAATCTCGCGGCGCTTCGAATCCCGCGTGAGCAGAGACTCTATCCGATGTGGATCGCCGTCGTCGGCCTGATCGGGTGCTTGTTCCTTGCGTTCTGGGTGGAACGCGCGGTCTGGCTGGTCGGGCTGGGACTCATCGCGCTGGGCATAGCCTGGCACGCGGCGGCGCAGCGCCTGATCCGCCGGTAG